In Colletotrichum higginsianum IMI 349063 chromosome 3, whole genome shotgun sequence, a genomic segment contains:
- a CDS encoding Ras small monomeric GTPase rab6: protein MALSRFSLRFPRPKTFLGCISLQTGTEIISLVLLFNRLTGLYGLLAILTGYELSVTQLTMYLYSLGVVVLLAMFMPHIRKQSPFENLSLAWLYIIDTILNAAYTTFFAVNWYLNSTALDTHPGSAGTPAGAEIAETALANGAPVVPDVPKTTKHIGPQESWMSLGLICSVTLMRVYFAVVVMSFAQQVLQRYVEMGWEEEGRKKGPDGPFSVGEPGGEGSRGRLGRVMIALGRGYWLSERPQQEWASAVSAKFRHGSV from the exons ATGGCGCTCTCCAGATTCAGCTTGCGGTTTCCGCGGCCTAAG ACGTTCCTGGGCTGCATCAGCCTCCAGACGGGCACCGAGATCATCTCCCTTGTCCTGCTCTTTAACAGGCTCACCGGCCTCTACGGtctcctcgccatcctcacGGGCTACGAGCTGTCGGTAACGCAACTGACCATGTACCTGTATtcgctcggcgtcgtcgtgctTCTGGCCATGTTCATGCCCCACATCCGCAAGCAGAGCCCCTTTGAGAACCTCTCGCTCGCCTGGCTCTACATCATCGACACGATTCTCAACGCCGCCTACACcaccttcttcgccgtcaaCTGGTACCTCAACAGCACCGCCCTCGACACGCACCCGGGGAGCGCCGGCACTCCCGCgggcgccgagatcgccgagaCTGCCCTTGCCAATGGCGCGCCCGTCGTCCCGGACGTGCCTAAGACGACTAAGCACATCGGCCCGCAGGAGTCGTGGATGAGCCTGGGTCTCATCTGCTCCGTCACCCTCATGCGCGTCTATTTCGCGGTGGTGGTCATGTCTTTTGCGCAACAGGTGCTGCAGCGGTACGTCGAGATGggctgggaggaggagggacgCAAGAAGGGCCCCGACGGTCCCTTTTCGGTAGGCGagcccggcggcgagggaTCTCGCGGCCGTCTGGGTCGTGTGATGATCGCGCTTGGTCGCGGGTACTGGCTCAGCGAGAGGCCGCAGCAGGAGTGGGCGAGCGCAGTGAGCGCCAAGTTCCGGCACGGGAGTGTTTAA
- a CDS encoding Sulfite reductase hemoprotein, whose protein sequence is MAPARGQVQTPGEAVARIAYLSSDVVISVQPSLAKDSEFSSHLKHYVAQGDKSLVAKASVPEVQHVRHNADPLLSAFAPSRAGKLVAVTTSSTTLLPAISHLYKLANYPIVLHVSLQPAGFPDFSAITAIRNSGWTFLQSESLQEAQDMALTAHALALRSGKGVLHFFASSSSDNDASIDAEDPELVRQILDVDAARRFQQPSNNGSVAAVGIYADDGRLPVASDRSEVPPTGSSPITGLTSSELASSVHSKLDSSRASVQSSADHSVTDSPPSVVSSNATTIESSLPVVSSEDILKYANATWAHLKRLTGREYQPFFYAGPTNAENCLFVFGSGAYFFGDVIDQARRGGDFSKVGIITPRLYRPWLSSALADALPKSVKRIAVLEQIHRKTTKWGPVLIDVLTSVKSGFGGVQTVVGYQLGYIDPKTVIQALRGVLQNLTAESPVQNLEVGRKEVPQQALEYGLEKPQVENSYTKILDQLFGQRAYVANALKASNAGINSSIQASPEFGFGSLLARKERRVRFVGEVKEAATSNQFVTDAPKSWLARWAANEADAKKANEIADDLIPRLETDGSSIARNLLSSKRLFRKESLWLVGSDAWSYDLGNSGVHHVLASGENVNMLIIDSTPYSERAAADANRRKKDIGLYAMNFGNAYVASTAVYGSYTQVLQAMLEADQHNGPSVVLAYLPYFGETDSPLTVLQETKKAIDVGYWPLYRWNPANEAKGEPNFTLDSERIKSELKAFLDRENQLTQIMQRDPVFAANLSQDFGTEVRAQQKRKAKDAYDQLLEGLFGAPLTVLFASDNGNATNVAKRLGNRGKARGLKTKVMAMEDYPIEDLPSEENIIFVSSTAGQGEFPQNGHALWNALKDNTELDLANVNYSVFGLGDRHYWPRKEDKIYYNKPAKDLDRVLANLGAKRLAEVGLGDDQDPDGYQTGYQEWEPKIWSALGVDNVDGLPEEPAPITNEDIKIASNFLRGTIAEGLKDTSTGAISAADQQLTKFHGTYMQDDRDVRDERKAMGLEPAYSFMIRCRLPGGISTPKQWVQMDDIANELGNETMKLTTRQTFQFHGVVKGKLRPAMQAINRALMTTIAACGDVNRNVMCSSLPTQSKYHKEVWASSKKISDHLLPSTTAYHEIWLADENDTKTQIAGDAVQDFEPLYGPTYLPRKFKITIAIPPHNDTDVYAHDIGLIAIKGKDGNLEGFNLLAGGGMGATHNNKKTYPQVGRMLGFVKTDQVHVACEKVMLVQRDHGDRKNRKHARLKYTIDDMGVDVFRSKVEELWGQKFEKERPFEFKSNVDTFGWQKDETGLNHFTFFIENGRIEDTPEFQMKTGLREIAKVHKGEFRLTGNQHLILSNVADEDLDSITALMKKYKLDNVQFSGLRLSSSACVAFPTCGLAMAESERYLPVLISKLEDCLEENGLRQDSIVMRMTGCPNGCARPWLAEVAFVGKAFGAYNMYLGGGYHGQRLNKLFRQSIKEEEILAIMKPLLKRYATEREEGERFGDFCIRAGVIKATKEGQDFHEGVPEEESDEE, encoded by the exons ATGGCACCGGCAAGAGGCCAGGTTCAGACGCCTGGAGAGGCTG TTGCAAGAATCGCATACCTCTCTAGCGACGTGGTCATCTCCGTGCAGCCGTCGCTGGCCAAGGACTCGGAGTTCTCATCCCACCTGAAGCACTACGTCGCTCAAGGCGACAAGAGCCTCGTCGCAAAGGCCTCTGTTCCCGAG GTCCAACACGTCAGACACAATGCCGACCCCCTCCTGTCCGCGTTTGCGCCCTCGCGCGCCGGCAAGCTAGTTGCCGTCACGACGTCGTCAACGACGCTGCTGCCCGCCATCTCCCATCTCTACAAGCTGGCAAACTACCCCATCGTCCTGCACGTCTCCCTCCAGCCCGCCGGCTTCCCCGACTTTTCAGCCATCACAGCCATCCGCAACTCGGGATGGACCTTCCTCCAGTCTGAGTCGCTGCAGGAGGCCCAGGACATGGCCCTGACGGCACATGCCCTCGCTCTGCGCTCCGGCAAGGGCGTCTTGCATTTCTTCGCATCCTCCTCAAGCGACAACGATGCGTCaatcgacgccgaggaccccgAGCTCGTGCGCCAGattctcgacgtcgacgccgcgagGCGCTTCCAGCAGCCGTCCAACAACGGATCCGTCGCGGCTGTCGGCATCTATGCCGATGACGGCCGACTGCCGGTCGCCTCTGACCGATCCGAGGTGCCGCCGACCGGCTCTTCGCCCATCACTGGCCTGACCTCTTCCGAACTCGCTTCGTCCGTGCACTCCAAGCTCGACTCGTCCCGGGCCTCGGTCCAGTCCAGCGCCGACCACAGCGTCACCGACAGCCCCCCCTCTGTCGTCTCTTCCAACGCCACGACCATCGAGTCGTCCCTGCCCGTAGTCTCCTCCGAGGACATCCTCAAGTACGCTAACGCCACATGGGCCCACCTCAAGAGGCTCACCGGTCGCGAATACCAGCCCTTCTTCTACGCCGGCCCCACCAATGCCGAGAACtgcctcttcgtcttcggctcCGGCGCCTACTTCTTCGGCGATGTCATTGACCAGgcccgtcgcggcggcgacttCTCCAAGGTCGGCATCATCACCCCGAGGCTGTACCGCCCCTGGCTCAGCTCCGCTCTGGCCGACGCCCTTCCCAAGTCGGTGAAGCGCATTGCTGTCCTTGAGCAGATCCACCGCAAGACGACGAAATGGGGCCCTGTCCTCATTGACGTCCTTACTAGCGTCAAGAGCGGTTTCGGCGGCGTCCAGACCGTCGTTGGCTACCAGCTCGGCTACATTGACCCCAAGACTGTCATTCAGGCCCTGCGCGGCGTCCTGCAGAATCTGACGGCCGAGTCCCCCGTCCAAaacctcgaggtcggccgcAAGGAGGTCCCCCAGCAGGCGCTCGAGTATGGCCTCGAGAAGCCCCAGGTTGAGAACTCGTACACCAAGATCCTCGACCAGCTCTTTGGCCAGAGGGCCTACGTCGCCAACGCCCTCAAGGCCAGCAACGCCGGCATCAACTCTTCGATCCAGGCCAGCCCCGAGTTTGGCTTCGGTTCTTTGCTGGCCCGCAAGGAGCGCCGCGTGCGCTTCGTTggcgaggtcaaggaggcTGCCACCAGCAACCAGTTCGTCACCGATGCTCCCAAGAGCTGGCTCGCTCGCTGGGCCGCCAACGAGGCCGatgcgaagaaggcgaacGAGATCGCAGATGACCTCATCCCCCGTCTCGAGACTGATGGTTCCTCCATCGCCCGTAACCTGTTGTCCAGCAAGCGTCTGTTCCGCAAGGAGTCCTTGTGGCTCGTCGGCTCTGATGCCTGGTCTTACGACCTCGGCAACTCTGGTGTGCACCACGTCCTGGCCTCGGGCGAGAACGTGAACATGCTCATTATTGACTCGACTCCCTACTCGGagcgtgccgccgccgatgcgaACCGCCGCAAGAAGGACATTGGTCTGTACGCCATGAACTTCGGCAACGCCTACGTCGCCTCTACCGCCGTCTACGGCTCCTACACCCAGGTCCTGCAGGCCATGCTCGAGGCCGATCAGCACAACGGTCCCTCCGTCGTCCTTGCCTACCTCCCCTATTTTGGCGAGACGGACTCCCCCTTGACTGTCCTCCAGGAGACCAAGAAGGCCATCGACGTTGGCTACTGGCCCCTGTACCGCTGGAACCCCgccaacgaggccaagggcgagCCCAACTTCACCCTCGATTCCGAGCGCATCAAGAGCGAGCTCAAGGCCTTCCTGGACCGCGAAAACCAGCTGACCCAGATCATGCAGCGTGACCCCGTCTTCGCCGCTAACCTGTCGCAAGACTTTGGCACCGAGGTCAGGGCCCAGCAGAAgcgcaaggccaaggacgccTACGACCAACTGCTCGAGGGTCTCTTCGGAGCCCCTCTCACGGTTCTCTTCGCCTCCGACAACGGCAACGCCACCAACGTCGCTAAGCGCCTCGGCAACCGCGGCAAGGCCCGCGGCTTGAAGACTAAGGTCATGGCCATGGAGGATTACCCCATCGAGGACCTGCCTTCGGAGGAGAACATCATCTTCgtctcctccaccgccggTCAGGGAGAATTCCCCCAGAACGGCCACGCGCTGTGGAACGCTCTCAAGGACAACAccgagctcgacctcgccaacgtCAACTACTCTGTCTTTGGTCTCGGTGACCGTCACTACTGGCCCCGCAAGGAGGACAAGATCTACTACAACAAGCCCGCCAAGGACCTTGACCGCGTCCTGGCCAACCTTGGTGCTAAGAGGCTTGCCGAAGTCGGtctcggtgacgaccaggACCCCGACGGATACCAGACTGGCTACCAGGAGTGGGAGCCCAAGATCTGGAGCGCTCTCGGCGTTGACAACGTCGATGGCCTTCCCGAGGAGCCTGCCCCCATCACCAACGAGGACATCAAGATCGCGTCCAACTTCCTCCGTGGTACCATCGCCGAGGgcctcaaggataccagcACCGGTGCCATCTCCGCTGCCGATCAGCAGCTCACCAAGTTCCACGGTACTTACATGCAGGACGACCGCGACGTCAGAGACGAGCGCAAGGCTATGGGCTTGGAGCCCGCCTACTCGTTCATGATTCGTTGCCGTCTGCCCGGTGGTATCTCCACCCCCAAGCAGTGGGTGCAGATGGACGACATTGCCAACGAGCTTGGCAACGAGACCATGAAGCTCACGACCCGTCAGACCTTTCAGTTCCACGGtgtcgtcaagggcaagcTGAGACCCGCCATGCAGGCCATCAACCGCGCGCTCATgaccaccatcgccgcctgcgGTGATGTCAACCGTAACGTCATGTGCAGCTCGTTGCCCACCCAGTCCAAATACCACAAGGAGGTCTGGGCCAGCTCCAAGAAGATCAGCGACCACCTGCTGCCCTCGACCACCGCCTACCACGAGATCTGGCTTGCGGACGAGAACGACACCAAGACGCAgatcgccggcgacgccgtccagGACTTTGAGCCCTTGTACggacctacctacctgccgAGAAAGTTCAAGatcaccatcgccatccCTCCCCACAACGACACCGACGTCTACGCCCACGACATTGGTCTGATCGCcatcaagggcaaggacggCAACCTCGAGGGCTTCAACCTGCTCGCCGGTGGTGGTATGGGTGCCACccacaacaacaagaagacGTACCCCCAGGTTGGCCGCATGCTCGGCTTCGTCAAGACGGACCAGGTCCACGTTGCCTGCGAGAAGGTCATGCTCGTCCAGCGCGACCATGGCGACCGCAAGAACCGCAAGCACGCCCGTCTCAAGTACACCATCGACGACATGGGCGTCGACGTGTTCCGctccaaggtcgaggagctctGGGGCCAGAAGTTCGAAAAGGAGCGCCCCTTCGAGTTCAAATCCAACGTTGACACCTTCGGCTGGCAAAAGGACGAGACGGGCCTCAACCACTTCACCTTCTTCATCGAGAACGGCCGCATTGAGGACACCCCCGAGTTCCAGATGAAGACGGGCCTGCGCGAGATCGCCAAGGTGCACAAGGGCGAGTTCCGCCTCACGGGCAACCAGCACCTGATTCTCAgcaacgtcgccgacgaggacttGGATTCCATCACGGCGCTTATGAAGAAATACAAGCTCGACAATGTGCAGTTCTCCGGCCTGCGActcagctcctcggcctgtGTCGCCTTCCCGACCTGCGGCCTTGCCATGGCCGAGTCGGAGCGCTACCTGCCTGTGCTTATCTCCAAGCTTGAGGACTGCCTCGAGGAGAACGGCCTGCGTCAGGACTCGATTGTTATGCGCATGACGGGCTGCCCCAACGGTTGCGCCCGCCCGTGGCTCGCCGAAGTCGCCTTTGTCGGCAAGGCATTCGGCGCGTACAATATGTACCTTGGCGGCGGCTACCACGGACAGCGGTTGAACAAGCTGTTCCGCCAGAGCatcaaggaggaagagatcCTGGCCATCATGAAGCCGTTGCTGAAGCGGTATGCGAccgagagggaggagggcgagaggtTCGGCGACTTCTGCATCCGCGCCGGCGTTATCAAGGCTAccaaggagggccaggacTTCCACGAGGGG GTTCccgaggaagagtctgaCGAGGAGTAA
- a CDS encoding DNA helicase has product MAPSSDAGMLMSDAPSRASATPRRSLMPSSSDGRPRVPPSESMGAPSDDEAEGFADDQVPRGSRIPDITNIPRVEDKIGLMVQDHFESFIEEFIEDPTSSGAPTSSAVTTDKYYIAQIHGMRTYQLSTFYVDFKHLVAWHNGELADGVMRGYYRFLPFLTAALHNMIAKHEPQYFREHRQPTSSSNPTNSAASQLGSASQTEMGDKTANQQTDKLFAIAFYNLPLISRVRSLRAANIGQLLSISGTVTRTSEVRPELSLGTFVCEACRTVVPNVEQTFRYTEPTQCPNGTCQNRQAWQLDIRHSTFVDWQKVRIQENSSEIPTGSMPRTMDVIMRGEIVDRAKAGEKCIFTGALIVVPDVSQMGLPGLRPSAVRDDKSAAGADAGGSGVSGLKSLGVRDLTYRLAFLACMVTPDISNPGQSASGQVSDIISSLTQNNTHDNSESVEDVQAAVLASMNPSEIEELRGLVHSDHIYSRLVNSIAPTVYGHEVVKKGLLLQLMSGVHKTTAEGMELRGDINICIVGDPSTSKSQFLKYICSFAPRAVYTSGKASSAAGLTAAVVKDEETGDFTIEAGALMLADNGICAIDEFDKMDIADQVAIHEAMEQQTISIAKAGIQATLNARTSILAAANPVGGRYNRKTTLRANINMSAPIMSRFDLFFVVLDECNESVDRHLAEHIVGIHQLRDEAIEPEFSTETLQRYIRFARTFRPEFTPAAKELLVKHYKELRADDAQGGIGKNSYRITVRQLESMIRLSEAIAKANCVDEIEPPMVTEAFNLLRQSIISVEHDDIDIEDEELPEEGEALLRAASEAAGQPVEDDSMAVDEANETPAPAARPKQTITFEKYSSMVNLFVEHVNEAEAENGEGVEGDALVDWYLEQKEDELDDVAHAEEERALAKKVLKRMVKENILMAVRGQGLADDETGEGASAAAEAEQRIVYVLHPNCAVEEF; this is encoded by the exons ATGGCCCCCTCCAGCGACGCCGGCATGCTGATGTCGGACGCTCCATCTCGTGCGTCGGCTACCCCTAGACGCTCCCTCATGCCCAGTTCCTCCGACGGCAGGCCAAGAGTGCCACCCTCCGAGAGCATGGGCGCTcccagcgacgacgaggccgagggaTTTGCCGACGATCAGGTTCCTCGTGGATCGAGGATACCCGACATTACAAACATTCCCCGCGTGGAGGACAAGATCGGCCTCATGGTCCAGGATCACTTTGAGTCTTTCATTGAGGA ATTTATAGAAGATCCGACTTCTTCTGGCGCACCGACATCCAGCGCCGTCACAACAGACAAGTACTACATCGCCCAGATTCACGGCATGCGCACATACCAGCTTTCCACCTTTTACGTCGACTTTAAGCACTTGGTTGCATGGCATAATGGCGAGCTGGCAGATGGTGTCATGCGTGGCTACTACCGCTTTCTACCGTTCTTGACCGCCGCCCTGCATAACATGATCGCCAAGCACGAGCCGCAGTACTTCCGCGAACATAGGCAGCCGACCTCTTCCAGCAATCCGACCAACTCGGCCGCGAGCCAGCTGGGCTCCGCTAGCCAGACAGAGATGGGCGATAAGACCGCCAATCAGCAGACAGACAAGCTGTTCGCCATCGCCTTCTACAACCTGCCGCTGATCTCGAGAGTGCGCAGTCTCAGAGCAGCCAACATCGGCCAGCTGCTCTCCATCTCCGGCACCGTCACGCGGACGTCAGAAGTTCGTCCCGAGCTTTCACTCGGCACTTTTGTTTGCGAGGCATGTAGGACAGTCGTCCCCAATGTGGAACAAACATTCAGGTACACGGAGCCTACCCAGTGCCCGAATGGAACCTGTCAGAACCGCCAGGCATGGCAGTTGGACATCCGCCACAGCACCTTCGTCGACTGGCAAAAGGTGCGCATTCAAGAGAACAGCTCCGAGATCCCCACTGGTAGCATGCCGAGAACGATGGATGTTATCATGCGTGGCGAGATCGTGGACCGGGCCAAGGCCGGAGAGAAGTGCATCTTCACCGGTGCGCTCATAGTTGTGCCAGATGTCAGCCAGATGGGTTTGCCCGGTCTGAGGCCGAGCGCCGTTCGAGATGACAAGAGCGCGGCTGGTGCCGACGCTGGTGGTTCTGGCGTCAGTGGTCTCAAATCTCTTGGTGTTCGCGATCTGACCTACCGTCTGGCCTTCCTTGCCTGTATGGTCACTCCCGACATTTCCAACCCGGGCCAGTCGGCGAGCGGTCAGGTTTCCGACATCATCAGCTCACTAACCCAGAACAACACGCATGATAACTCCGAGTCGGTCGAAGACGTTCAGGCTGCTGTGCTCGCATCCATGAACCCATCGGAAATTGAAGAGCTGCGTGGGTTGGTTCACAGCGATCACATCTACTCGCGACTGGTGAACTCGATCGCACCGACGGTGTACGGCCACGAGGTGGTCAAGAAGGGTCTCTTGCTTCAGCTCATGTCTGGTGTGCACAAGACTACCGCCGAAGGCATGGAACTCAGAGGTGACATCAACATCTGCATCGTGGGCGATCCCTCTACATCCAAATCCCAGTTCCTCAAGTACATCTGCTCCTTTGCCCCTCGCGCCGTCTACACCAGTGGCAAGGCATCATCTGCTGCGGGTCTCACGGCCGCTGTGGTCAAGGATGAAGAGACTGGCGACTTCACCATCGAGGCCGGTGCTCTCATGTTGGCAGATAACGGCATTTGCGCCATTGACGAGTTCGACAAGATGGATATCGCCGACCAGGTGGCCATACACGAAGCCATGGAGCAGCAGACCATTTCCATCGCCAAAGCCGGTATTCAAGCCACCCTGAACGCCCGCACCTCCatcctcgctgccgccaaCCCCGTCGGCGGTCGCTACAACCGCAAGACGACGCTCCGTGCCAACATCAACATGAGCGCTCCGATCATGTCTCGTTTCGatctcttcttcgtcgtcctcgacgagtgCAACGAGTCTGTTGATCGCCATCTAGCCGAGCACATTGTTGGAATCCATCAGCTGCGCGACGAAGCCATCGAGCCCGAGTTTAGCACGGAGACCCTGCAAAGATACATCCGCTTCGCCCGCACTTTCCGCCCTGAATTCACTCCCGCGGCAAAGGAACTGCTTGTGAAACATTACAAGGAGctccgcgccgacgacgcgcaGGGCGGAATCGGCAAGAACTCGTACCGCATCACTGTCCGTCAACTAGAGAGTATGATTCGTCTGTCCGAGGCGATCGCCAAGGCCAACTGCGTAGACGAGATCGAGCCTCCCATGGTCACCGAGGCCTTTAACTTGCTGAGGCAGAGTATCATCTCCGTCGAGCATGATGACATCGATATCGAAGACGAGGAGTTGCcagaggagggcgaggcccTGCTCCGTGCGGCCTCCGAGGCGGCGGGTCAACCTGTTGAAGATGACAGcatggccgtcgacgaagccaaTGAGACCCCGGCGCCCGCAGCCCGTCCCAAGCAGACCATCACGTTCGAGAAGTACTCGAGCATGGTCAATTTGTTCGTGGAGCACGTCAACGAGGCTGAggccgagaacggcgaggGTGTTGAGGGCGATGCGCTCGTAGACTGGTATCTGGAGCAGAAGGAGGATGAATTGGACGACGTCGCTCATgcagaagaggagagggcTCTGGCGAAGAAGGTGCTCAAGAGGATGGTCAAG GAGAACATTCTCATGGCTGTTCGCGGCCAGGGTCTCGCTGACGACGAGACAGGCGAGGGAGCGTctgcggccgccgaggcggagcaGCGTATCGTCTACGTCCTGCATCCCAACTGTGCTGTTGAAGAGTTCTGA
- a CDS encoding Ribonuclease H1/H2 small subunit, which yields MEKSDKVETQQLEGETEEAQGDLVELGTMDVKAEFDEMVIWGHESSADAASDPYVRSIEEWLAAAESIHTYPSPETKTGA from the exons ATGGAGAAGAGCGATAAGGTCGAGACCCAGCAGCTCGAAGGTGAGACAGAAGAAGCGCAGGGCGATCTGGTTGAGCTGGGCACCATGGACGTCAAGGCCGAGTTTGACGAAATGGTTATTTGGGGCCACGAGTCGAGCGCCGATGCCGCGTCGGATCCTTATGTGAGAAGTATCGAAGAATGGTTGGCTGCGGCTGAATCG ATACACACGTACCCTTCGCCGGAGACTAAGACTGGCGCATAA